The nucleotide sequence AATCACGCGATCAAGGGAAGCGCGTAATGCTTGCATGTGCGCCGCGACGGGAGCGCCAGGCGGAACGGGCCAATTATGGCAATTGGCCAACGAGGTGAGCCCGGTGCCGGGATAGCAGGGGGATTGATGGACGGAGGCGAACAGTAGGCCCGGCTCGTTGGCGAAGATCGCTTCGGTGCCATTGCCGTGATGGGCGTCAAAATCCCAGACCGCCACGCGGGCCAGATCCCGGTGGTCGCGGGTGTGGAGCGCGGCGATGGCGATGTGGTTGAGGTAGCAAAACCCCATGGCCTGGTCGGCGGTGGCGTGGTGGCCGGGCGGCCGGTTCAGCGCGATGGCCGGTCCGCGACCAGCGATGGCGGCATCGGCTGCGGCGATGGCGGCCCCGCTGGCCCGATAAGCGTGGGCGGCAATGCCGGGGAAAAACGGCGTGTCGGCGTCGAAGTCTTCCGGGGTTTCCAGGCGCGACAAGTGCGCCGGGGGGTGAACCCGCAGCACATCTGCGCGCGTCGCGGCGGACGGAACCGTCCAGGTCCATTCCGGGTGGTGCTGTTCGAGATACGGCACGGTTTGCCGCAGGCGGGCGGGTTGTTCGGGACGGCGGGAGTCACCGTATTCAATGCATCGGGGGTCGTGGAAAAGCAGCACGGTGTTTTATTCGGTGATGTCGTAAATCTCCACCAAGGCGACACCTTCGCCGCTGAATTCGCTGCGGACCAAGACCGTCCACTCACCCGGACGCAGCTCCGTCACCCAAGCGACATCCTGGCTGTCTTCGCGCAAGGGAAACGCCCCGGCCCGAACAGCTGCCGCTCGTATTTCATCGGAGGACCCGTTCGGGCGGGTCCATTCTCCTCCCGGGCTGTTGAAAAGAAAGCCATCGGCGGTCACGGAGGCTTCGGGCTCCTGGAGCGTTCCGCTGAGGCCAAATGCAGCCAAAGTAGGTCCGACTGCGCGAATCAGGACTCTTCGGGTGGAGTCGCCGCCAATGGAGAAGCCTGCGATCATCTGGTTGTTTTCCCCGGCCCGAACGATGCCGCGGGTGGAGAGATTGACCAAAGCCGAGGCGTTGTCGTCGTTGGAGGCACGGTGATACACCTCCACGAGGGCCAATCCGGTGGAGACGGGGTTGGCGCTGCTCACCCGGG is from Synoicihabitans lomoniglobus and encodes:
- a CDS encoding histone deacetylase family protein, which translates into the protein MLLFHDPRCIEYGDSRRPEQPARLRQTVPYLEQHHPEWTWTVPSAATRADVLRVHPPAHLSRLETPEDFDADTPFFPGIAAHAYRASGAAIAAADAAIAGRGPAIALNRPPGHHATADQAMGFCYLNHIAIAALHTRDHRDLARVAVWDFDAHHGNGTEAIFANEPGLLFASVHQSPCYPGTGLTSLANCHNWPVPPGAPVAAHMQALRASLDRVIAFRPDLVLVSAGFDAYAGDPITDMTLETTHFATLGTWLRELEIPAAAVLEGGYSSDLPQLVDAFLTAWDGKGTAA